One Vanessa cardui chromosome 23, ilVanCard2.1, whole genome shotgun sequence DNA segment encodes these proteins:
- the LOC124539729 gene encoding E3 ubiquitin-protein ligase MARCHF5 — translation MPSEDKAVFGQQGSEGVNTQALQSPEDENAKSCWVCFATEADDRLAAWVQPCKCIGTTKWVHQSCLQRWVDEKQRGNISRKVLCPQCKAEYIVVFPSMGAFVALLDALEEITYKISPFIAGGVLLGSIYWIAITYGAVTVMQVVGHREGLEMMESADPLVLLVLLPTIPVTLISAKMYNWEDSVLLFLRKYCAKIPALAYILPFGNVEGDRGAIVTGQNNNANQNGNSNLSPTRIFCSALLLPTISTLIGKMFFRSVQNNLHRTILGGLTYITIKGALKIYHKQMLYIRHSSRKILDYTESNLKLYRSAMTSNTTDVVSSTNDSEQVI, via the exons ATGCCTAGTGAGGACAAAGCAGTTTTTGGACAGCAAGGTTCAGAAGGAGTCAATACTCAGGCGTTACAATCTCCAGAAGATGAAAATGCCAAGTCTTGTTGGGTTTGTTTCGCCACGGAGGCCGATGATAGGCTCGCTGCTTGGGTTCAGCCGTGCAAATGCATTGGCACTACGAAATGG GTTCATCAGAGTTGTCTCCAGCGGTGGGTAGATGAAAAGCAACGTGGAAATATAAGCAGAAAAGTTTTGTGTCCTCAGTGTAAAGCAGAATATATTGTCGTCTTTCCTTCAATGGGCGCTTTTGTGGCACTACTCGATGCTTTGGAGGAGATCACATATAAAATTAGCCCGTTTATAGCTGGCGGTGTCTTACTGGGTTCAATATACTGGATAGCGATTACATATGGTGCTGTTACTGTGATGCAG gTGGTCGGTCATAGAGAAGGTCTAGAAATGATGGAGTCAGCTGATCCTTTAGTGCTTCTCGTGCTGTTGCCAACGATACCAGTAACGCTGATCAGCGCCAAGATGTACAACTGGGAGGACTCAGTGCTTCTCTTCTTGAGGAAATACTGTGCGAAGATTCCGGCTCTTGCGTATATACTACCGTTTGGAAA CGTGGAGGGTGACAGAGGTGCCATCGTAACAGGACAGAATAACAACGCAAATCAGAATGGAAACTCAAATTTGTCACCAACCAGAATATTTTGTTCCGCATTGCTGTTGCCGACAATTTCAACATTAATCGGCAAGATGTTTTTCCGTTCCGTGCAAAATAACCTCCACCGGACCATACTAGGCGGTCTGACGTACATCACAATCAAAGGAGCTCTCAAAATATACCACAAACAAATGTTATACATAAGACATTCTAGTAGGAAAATTCTAGATTACACAGAgtcgaatttaaaattatatagaagtGCCATGACTTCGAATACAACCGATGTCGTTTCCAGCACCAACGATTCTGAACAGGTTATATAA